A region from the Lates calcarifer isolate ASB-BC8 linkage group LG2, TLL_Latcal_v3, whole genome shotgun sequence genome encodes:
- the LOC108876927 gene encoding tropomyosin alpha-1 chain isoform X3 yields MDAIKKKMQMLKLDKENALDRAEQAESDKKAAEDRSKQLEDDLVALQKKLKATEDELDKYSEALKDAQEKLELAEKKATDAEGDVASLNRRIQLVEEELDRAQERLATALTKLEEAEKAADESERGMKVIENRAMKDEEKMELQEIQLKEAKHIAEEADRKYEEVARKLVIIESDLERTEERAELSESKCSELEEELKTVQNNLKSLEAQAEKYSQKEDKYEEEIKVLTDKLKEAETRAEFAERSVAKLEKTIDDLEDHLYKQLEKNRLLTNELRVALNEA; encoded by the exons ATGGATGCCATCAAGAAGAAGATGCAGATGCTCAAGCTCGACAAGGAGAACGCCTTGGACAGAGCTGAGCAGGCCGAGTCAGACAAGAAGGCAGCTGAGGACAGGAGCAAACAG CTTGAGGATGACCTGGTAGCACTGCAGAAGAAGCTGAAGGCAACTGAGGATGAGTTGGACAAGTACTCTGAAGCCCTGAAGGATGCCCAGGAGAAACTGGAGCTCGCTGAGAAGAAAGCCACAGAT GCTGAGGGTGATGTAGCTTCCCTGAACAGACGTATCCAACTGGTTGAGGAGGAGTTGGACCGTGCTCAGGAGCGTCTGGCCACAGCTCTGACCAagctggaggaggctgagaaGGCTGCTGATGAGAGTGAAAG AGGCATGAAGGTCATTGAGAACAGGGCAATGAAGGACGAGGAGAAGATGGAGCTGCAGGAGATCCAGCTGAAGGAGGCCAAACACATTGCTGAGGAGGCTGACCGCAAATACGAGGAG GTGGCCCGTAAGCTGGTGATCATTGAGAGTGACCTGGAACGTACAGAGGAGCGTGCTGAGCTGTCTGAGAG CAAATGCTCTGAGCTTGAGGAGGAGCTGAAAACCGTGCAGAACAACCTGAAGTCTCTGGAGGCTCAGGCAGAGAAG TACTCACAGAAGGAGGACAAGTACGAGGAGGAGATCAAGGTTCTCACAGACAAGCTGAAGGAG GCTGAGACCCGTGCTGAGTTTGCTGAGAGATCAGTCGCCAAGCTTGAGAAGACCATTGATGACCTTGAGG ACCATCTTTACAAGCAGCTTGA
- the LOC108876927 gene encoding tropomyosin alpha-4 chain isoform X6, whose product MAGGSSLEAVKKKIKSLQEQADVAEERAALLQRELNLERSAREAAEGDVASLNRRIQLVEEELDRAQERLATALTKLEEAEKAADESERGMKVIENRAMKDEEKMELQEIQLKEAKHIAEEADRKYEEVARKLVIIESDLERTEERAELSESKCSELEEELKTVQNNLKSLEAQAEKYSQKEDKYEEEIKVLTDKLKEAETRAEFAERSVAKLEKTIDDLEDHLYKQLEKNRLLTNELRVALNEA is encoded by the exons atgGCCGGTGGGAGCTCCCTGGAAGCTGTTAAGAAGAAAATCAAGTCGTTGCAGGAGCAGGCCGATGTGGCGGAGGAACGGGCAGCGTTACTACAGCGGGAACTGAACCTGGAGCGGAGCGCGAGGGAAGCA GCTGAGGGTGATGTAGCTTCCCTGAACAGACGTATCCAACTGGTTGAGGAGGAGTTGGACCGTGCTCAGGAGCGTCTGGCCACAGCTCTGACCAagctggaggaggctgagaaGGCTGCTGATGAGAGTGAAAG AGGCATGAAGGTCATTGAGAACAGGGCAATGAAGGACGAGGAGAAGATGGAGCTGCAGGAGATCCAGCTGAAGGAGGCCAAACACATTGCTGAGGAGGCTGACCGCAAATACGAGGAG GTGGCCCGTAAGCTGGTGATCATTGAGAGTGACCTGGAACGTACAGAGGAGCGTGCTGAGCTGTCTGAGAG CAAATGCTCTGAGCTTGAGGAGGAGCTGAAAACCGTGCAGAACAACCTGAAGTCTCTGGAGGCTCAGGCAGAGAAG TACTCACAGAAGGAGGACAAGTACGAGGAGGAGATCAAGGTTCTCACAGACAAGCTGAAGGAG GCTGAGACCCGTGCTGAGTTTGCTGAGAGATCAGTCGCCAAGCTTGAGAAGACCATTGATGACCTTGAGG ACCATCTTTACAAGCAGCTTGA
- the LOC108876927 gene encoding tropomyosin alpha-4 chain isoform X7: MAGGSSLEAVKKKIKSLQEQADVAEERAALLQRELNLERSAREAAEGDVASLNRRIQLVEEELDRAQERLATALTKLEEAEKAADESERGMKVIENRAMKDEEKMELQEIQLKEAKHIAEEADRKYEEVARKLVIIESDLERTEERAELSESKCSELEEELKTVQNNLKSLEAQAEKYSQKEDKYEEEIKVLTDKLKEAETRAEFAERSVAKLEKTIDDLEAKFLHPSLQKLVECHHLSPVQHGPTFCLLCFCISLLPRHYCTVGRCCHHPFVHVSYRPLSRNAFCKINILPSMSALPLFSCNVSSFPFVPSFSSSFFDFCLCVTLIYLSSSF, from the exons atgGCCGGTGGGAGCTCCCTGGAAGCTGTTAAGAAGAAAATCAAGTCGTTGCAGGAGCAGGCCGATGTGGCGGAGGAACGGGCAGCGTTACTACAGCGGGAACTGAACCTGGAGCGGAGCGCGAGGGAAGCA GCTGAGGGTGATGTAGCTTCCCTGAACAGACGTATCCAACTGGTTGAGGAGGAGTTGGACCGTGCTCAGGAGCGTCTGGCCACAGCTCTGACCAagctggaggaggctgagaaGGCTGCTGATGAGAGTGAAAG AGGCATGAAGGTCATTGAGAACAGGGCAATGAAGGACGAGGAGAAGATGGAGCTGCAGGAGATCCAGCTGAAGGAGGCCAAACACATTGCTGAGGAGGCTGACCGCAAATACGAGGAG GTGGCCCGTAAGCTGGTGATCATTGAGAGTGACCTGGAACGTACAGAGGAGCGTGCTGAGCTGTCTGAGAG CAAATGCTCTGAGCTTGAGGAGGAGCTGAAAACCGTGCAGAACAACCTGAAGTCTCTGGAGGCTCAGGCAGAGAAG TACTCACAGAAGGAGGACAAGTACGAGGAGGAGATCAAGGTTCTCACAGACAAGCTGAAGGAG GCTGAGACCCGTGCTGAGTTTGCTGAGAGATCAGTCGCCAAGCTTGAGAAGACCATTGATGACCTTGAGG CTAAATTTTTACACCCTTCACTTCAGAAGCTGGTTGAGTGTCATCATCTCTCTCCTGTGCAGCACGGCCCAACTTTCTGTctcctttgtttctgtatttctttaCTGCCCCGCCACTACTGTACAGTGGGTCGTTGCTGCCATCATCCATTTGTCCATGTCTCATACAGACCTTTGAGCCGTAATGCtttctgtaaaataaacattctTCCATCCATGTCAGCCCTTCCCCTTTTCTCCTGCAATGTTTCTTCATTTCCATTTGTcccatctttttcttcttctttttttgatttttgtctaTGTGttacattaatttatttgtcGAGTAGCTTTTGA
- the LOC108876927 gene encoding tropomyosin alpha-1 chain isoform X4, with protein MAGGSSLEAVKKKIKSLQEQADVAEERAALLQRELNLERSAREAAEGDVASLNRRIQLVEEELDRAQERLATALTKLEEAEKAADESERGMKVIENRAMKDEEKMELQEIQLKEAKHIAEEADRKYEEVARKLVIIESDLERTEERAELSESKCSELEEELKTVQNNLKSLEAQAEKYSQKEDKYEEEIKVLTDKLKEAETRAEFAERSVAKLEKTIDDLEDELYAQKLKYKAISEELDHALNDMTSI; from the exons atgGCCGGTGGGAGCTCCCTGGAAGCTGTTAAGAAGAAAATCAAGTCGTTGCAGGAGCAGGCCGATGTGGCGGAGGAACGGGCAGCGTTACTACAGCGGGAACTGAACCTGGAGCGGAGCGCGAGGGAAGCA GCTGAGGGTGATGTAGCTTCCCTGAACAGACGTATCCAACTGGTTGAGGAGGAGTTGGACCGTGCTCAGGAGCGTCTGGCCACAGCTCTGACCAagctggaggaggctgagaaGGCTGCTGATGAGAGTGAAAG AGGCATGAAGGTCATTGAGAACAGGGCAATGAAGGACGAGGAGAAGATGGAGCTGCAGGAGATCCAGCTGAAGGAGGCCAAACACATTGCTGAGGAGGCTGACCGCAAATACGAGGAG GTGGCCCGTAAGCTGGTGATCATTGAGAGTGACCTGGAACGTACAGAGGAGCGTGCTGAGCTGTCTGAGAG CAAATGCTCTGAGCTTGAGGAGGAGCTGAAAACCGTGCAGAACAACCTGAAGTCTCTGGAGGCTCAGGCAGAGAAG TACTCACAGAAGGAGGACAAGTACGAGGAGGAGATCAAGGTTCTCACAGACAAGCTGAAGGAG GCTGAGACCCGTGCTGAGTTTGCTGAGAGATCAGTCGCCAAGCTTGAGAAGACCATTGATGACCTTGAGG ATGAGCTGTATGCCCAGAAACTGAAGTACAAGGCCATCAGCGAGGAGCTGGACCACGCCCTCAACGACATGACCTCCAT CTAA
- the LOC108876927 gene encoding tropomyosin alpha-1 chain isoform X1: MDAIKKKMQMLKLDKENALDRAEQAESDKKAAEDRSKQLEDDLVALQKKLKATEDELDKYSEALKDAQEKLELAEKKATDAEGDVASLNRRIQLVEEELDRAQERLATALTKLEEAEKAADESERGMKVIENRAMKDEEKMELQEIQLKEAKHIAEEADRKYEEVARKLVIIESDLERTEERAELSESKCSELEEELKTVQNNLKSLEAQAEKYSQKEDKYEEEIKVLTDKLKEAETRAEFAERSVAKLEKTIDDLEDELYAQKLKYKAISEELDHALNDMTSI, translated from the exons ATGGATGCCATCAAGAAGAAGATGCAGATGCTCAAGCTCGACAAGGAGAACGCCTTGGACAGAGCTGAGCAGGCCGAGTCAGACAAGAAGGCAGCTGAGGACAGGAGCAAACAG CTTGAGGATGACCTGGTAGCACTGCAGAAGAAGCTGAAGGCAACTGAGGATGAGTTGGACAAGTACTCTGAAGCCCTGAAGGATGCCCAGGAGAAACTGGAGCTCGCTGAGAAGAAAGCCACAGAT GCTGAGGGTGATGTAGCTTCCCTGAACAGACGTATCCAACTGGTTGAGGAGGAGTTGGACCGTGCTCAGGAGCGTCTGGCCACAGCTCTGACCAagctggaggaggctgagaaGGCTGCTGATGAGAGTGAAAG AGGCATGAAGGTCATTGAGAACAGGGCAATGAAGGACGAGGAGAAGATGGAGCTGCAGGAGATCCAGCTGAAGGAGGCCAAACACATTGCTGAGGAGGCTGACCGCAAATACGAGGAG GTGGCCCGTAAGCTGGTGATCATTGAGAGTGACCTGGAACGTACAGAGGAGCGTGCTGAGCTGTCTGAGAG CAAATGCTCTGAGCTTGAGGAGGAGCTGAAAACCGTGCAGAACAACCTGAAGTCTCTGGAGGCTCAGGCAGAGAAG TACTCACAGAAGGAGGACAAGTACGAGGAGGAGATCAAGGTTCTCACAGACAAGCTGAAGGAG GCTGAGACCCGTGCTGAGTTTGCTGAGAGATCAGTCGCCAAGCTTGAGAAGACCATTGATGACCTTGAGG ATGAGCTGTATGCCCAGAAACTGAAGTACAAGGCCATCAGCGAGGAGCTGGACCACGCCCTCAACGACATGACCTCCAT CTAA
- the LOC108876927 gene encoding tropomyosin alpha-1 chain isoform X2, which produces MDAIKKKMQMLKLDKENALDRAEQAESDKKAAEDRSKQLEDDLVALQKKLKATEDELDKYSEALKDAQEKLELAEKKATDAEGDVASLNRRIQLVEEELDRAQERLATALTKLEEAEKAADESERGMKVIENRAMKDEEKMELQEIQLKEAKHIAEEADRKYEEVARKLVIIESDLERTEERAELSESKCSELEEELKTVQNNLKSLEAQAEKYSQKEDKYEEEIKVLTDKLKEAETRAEFAERSVAKLEKTIDDLEDKLTRAKEEGLSVKQMLDQTLMEMVNI; this is translated from the exons ATGGATGCCATCAAGAAGAAGATGCAGATGCTCAAGCTCGACAAGGAGAACGCCTTGGACAGAGCTGAGCAGGCCGAGTCAGACAAGAAGGCAGCTGAGGACAGGAGCAAACAG CTTGAGGATGACCTGGTAGCACTGCAGAAGAAGCTGAAGGCAACTGAGGATGAGTTGGACAAGTACTCTGAAGCCCTGAAGGATGCCCAGGAGAAACTGGAGCTCGCTGAGAAGAAAGCCACAGAT GCTGAGGGTGATGTAGCTTCCCTGAACAGACGTATCCAACTGGTTGAGGAGGAGTTGGACCGTGCTCAGGAGCGTCTGGCCACAGCTCTGACCAagctggaggaggctgagaaGGCTGCTGATGAGAGTGAAAG AGGCATGAAGGTCATTGAGAACAGGGCAATGAAGGACGAGGAGAAGATGGAGCTGCAGGAGATCCAGCTGAAGGAGGCCAAACACATTGCTGAGGAGGCTGACCGCAAATACGAGGAG GTGGCCCGTAAGCTGGTGATCATTGAGAGTGACCTGGAACGTACAGAGGAGCGTGCTGAGCTGTCTGAGAG CAAATGCTCTGAGCTTGAGGAGGAGCTGAAAACCGTGCAGAACAACCTGAAGTCTCTGGAGGCTCAGGCAGAGAAG TACTCACAGAAGGAGGACAAGTACGAGGAGGAGATCAAGGTTCTCACAGACAAGCTGAAGGAG GCTGAGACCCGTGCTGAGTTTGCTGAGAGATCAGTCGCCAAGCTTGAGAAGACCATTGATGACCTTGAGG